The Ananas comosus cultivar F153 linkage group 4, ASM154086v1, whole genome shotgun sequence region GAAAATCATAAAAATGTAACACAGAAACTTCTAGTCTATTTGTGGATGAGAGGCACAAcaataaatcaaaatatatatatatatatatatatatatatatatatatatataacaaaaagaCTAGTAGCCCGTTTGCCAACGATTGTCCTTCTGCAAGTAAGACCTTCTACAAGCAAGATTGGACAAATATGTTTTAAAAACTCATAAATTGGATGTTGCACTCCaattaataataagataacATATTAACCACATAAGAACACCACTAAGTTTTCAATACAAGAAAAACCAAGATCCTAAGGCAAAGAGATTCAACAGTGGAACGATAACAATGACCCCCTGAAATAGCCAATAAGTGCCCCAGTCCAGTATAGGAAGAGGAAAATACCCATCATACGATCAAAATAAATACAAAGgagctaagaaaaaaaaaaagatttcttcGTCAGAATTCAGATTATTAGCTAACAAAGCAAGAGATGGGGGGAGATTCTTACCCAGATGGAGACAATGGCATCTAAGAGCCAACCGAGCTGGCCAGTCATAGTAAGATAAGTCAATCCAACAGCCAAAGCAAGATTACCCAAAACCCTAGCTGTGGTGTTCTTATCCCACCCACCTCCTCCgccgttaaaattattagcTCTCACCAACACCaacctccccttcctcctcctccccctcctcctcctcctcctcctcagcaGGATCGCATCTTTCTCCAACCCATCTCCCCCGAAGAAGCACCATCTCTCCGGCGGAGACTGAGACGACCTAATCGCCCATCGATTTGGATCGAAGAAGCTGTTTCTTCTCCCGGGTAGTGAGGAACATTCAAAGCTGAGGCATGCGTAGTTTCCTCGCAGACGACGGCGACGAACACTAGTAGCAATCCGCTCTTGCaggcaggaggaggaggaggagaagagagggggAGCGACAGAGAAGCCATATGAGAGCAGGAGGAAGATTAGAGGCGTGTCCGTGACTCTCTACTCTGTACTCACTCACcagagatttattttatttttttagaaaaccaGAGGGTACCacggtttcttttttttttatttcaaaaaaattttaaaaaaaaaatctcttttcttGCGTTTCCGTGCGTTACTACTGTTTGTATGTAGGGGTgcaatgtgggccgtgccgggctggcacggcccacattaNGGAGTCCAGCCCGACACGGCCCGGCTCCAAGGTCGGGCCGCCGTGCCGGGCCAAAATTCTTGGACCCCGGCCTGGACtgcacgggccgtgccgggccgggccaggCTTCAGGCCAGCCCGAAGCCAGAAATTTGGTTttttcagcttttttttttttgtattttgcttttaattaattttttaataaaaagaactttttgacttataatttttaagttaCATAATTATATCCAACATttttaaaactcttttaaaaattttataaatttaaaaaaattataacacaAACATTCAAGAGGTATAACACAAAGAAAGGCATTCAAATAGCAAGTAATCCCTTGGCAGTGACAGAAAAATGA contains the following coding sequences:
- the LOC109709059 gene encoding uncharacterized protein LOC109709059 gives rise to the protein MAHDLLTVQISTVASESAFSAGGRILDDYKIRLKKDAVERVTDTPLIFLLLSYGFSVAPPLFSSSSSCLQERIATSVRRRRLRGNYACLSFECSSLPGRRNSFFDPNRWAIRSSQSPPERWCFFGGDGLEKDAILLRRRRRRRGRRRKGRLVLVRANNFNGGGGGWDKNTTARVLGNLALAVGLTYLTMTGQLGWLLDAIVSIWLVAVLLPIVGLGAFFWFAGRDIVQSSCPNCGNDFQILKSFLNDGPQLCPFCSQPFSVQGDKFVRESAKFSSDRSATYRQAFNEYSPRVEKGKATSATVVDIEADVKDIE